Proteins encoded within one genomic window of Actinoplanes octamycinicus:
- a CDS encoding sugar transferase, with protein sequence MREDVGEVTTSLHRPTTDSSRSKPVGYDSFEWPQQQQQPPSNGVPRSAWNRQHRRLSRWHRPYTAALVFLDLISTLAASKIADVSLEKSKSGFQDKSWLFLQGADLFSFFAYVVLPLGWLLLLWTNGTYDRRYLGLGSEEFKRIVRTSVTVVAAVSLLAFATKTDLSRGTVATVSLCALLFILLCRVTARQVLHLARRRTGHGAHRMILVGTLPEALEVYTAVTRSPAAGLIPVAIHITDGYAAARGIETPVPVYAGRDVLSLVREVGADTIAVCGSASAEPGELRRLAWQLEGTGVDLVVAPQLTDIAGPRVHIRPIEGLPLLHVEEPTLSGPGWLVKNLLDRVAAGLGLLLISPILGIIALGIRLSDPGPVFFRQTRVGHDGRTFKVWKFRTMYVDAEERKATLEELNESDGMLFKMKHDPRIFAFGQKLRATSLDELPQLINVLKGEMSLVGPRPLPADDGDYLGDVRRRLLVRPGITGLWQVSGRSDLSWDEAVRLDLYYVDNWSLTYDLSILWRTIWVVLKRKGAY encoded by the coding sequence ATGCGGGAGGACGTAGGCGAAGTGACGACTAGCCTGCATCGCCCAACGACCGACAGCAGCCGGAGTAAACCCGTGGGGTACGACAGCTTCGAGTGGCCGCAACAACAGCAGCAGCCACCGAGCAACGGCGTTCCCCGGTCCGCGTGGAACCGCCAGCACCGCCGGCTCTCCCGGTGGCACCGGCCGTACACCGCGGCCCTGGTCTTCCTCGACCTGATCTCCACGCTGGCGGCCAGCAAGATCGCCGACGTGTCCCTGGAGAAATCCAAGAGCGGTTTCCAGGACAAGAGCTGGCTGTTCCTGCAGGGCGCCGACCTGTTCAGCTTCTTCGCCTACGTCGTCCTGCCGCTCGGCTGGCTGCTGCTGCTCTGGACCAACGGCACCTACGACCGCCGCTACCTGGGCCTGGGCAGCGAAGAGTTCAAGCGGATCGTGCGCACCTCGGTCACCGTGGTGGCCGCCGTGTCGCTGCTCGCCTTCGCCACCAAGACCGACCTGTCCCGCGGCACGGTCGCCACGGTGTCACTCTGCGCATTGCTGTTCATCCTGCTCTGCCGGGTCACCGCACGCCAGGTGCTGCACCTGGCCCGACGCCGCACCGGGCACGGCGCGCACCGGATGATCCTGGTCGGCACGCTGCCCGAGGCGCTCGAGGTCTACACCGCGGTCACCCGCAGCCCGGCCGCCGGCCTGATCCCGGTCGCCATCCACATCACCGACGGTTACGCGGCCGCCCGCGGCATCGAGACGCCGGTCCCGGTCTACGCCGGCCGTGACGTGCTCTCGCTGGTCCGGGAGGTCGGCGCGGACACCATCGCGGTCTGCGGCTCGGCCAGCGCCGAGCCCGGCGAGCTGCGCCGCCTGGCCTGGCAGCTGGAGGGCACCGGCGTCGACCTGGTGGTCGCGCCGCAGCTCACCGACATCGCCGGCCCCCGGGTGCACATCCGCCCGATCGAGGGCCTGCCGCTGCTGCACGTCGAGGAGCCCACCCTCTCCGGCCCCGGCTGGCTGGTGAAAAACCTGCTCGACCGGGTCGCCGCCGGCCTCGGCCTGCTGCTGATCAGCCCGATCCTGGGGATCATCGCGCTCGGCATCCGGCTCTCCGACCCGGGCCCGGTCTTCTTCCGGCAGACCCGGGTCGGCCACGACGGCCGCACGTTCAAGGTCTGGAAGTTCCGGACCATGTATGTGGACGCCGAGGAGCGCAAGGCCACCCTCGAAGAGCTCAACGAGTCCGACGGCATGCTCTTCAAGATGAAGCACGACCCGCGCATCTTCGCCTTCGGCCAGAAACTGCGCGCCACGTCGCTGGACGAGCTGCCCCAGCTGATCAACGTGCTCAAGGGCGAGATGTCGCTGGTCGGCCCGCGCCCGCTGCCCGCCGACGACGGCGACTACCTGGGCGACGTCCGCCGCCGCCTGCTGGTCCGCCCGGGCATCACCGGCCTCTGGCAGGTCTCCGGCCGCTCCGACCTGTCCTGGGACGAGGCGGTCCGGCTGGACCTGTACTACGTCGACAACTGGTCGCTCACCTACGACCTGAGCATTCTCTGGCGCACGATCTGGGTGGTCCTGAAGCGCAAGGGCGCTTACTAA
- a CDS encoding sensor histidine kinase codes for MAGQIGSVLAVVAVLAALAAAVVAVLRLRARRGIATTMQRATYEVLHTASLAAEPLRAGLTQATAAKAVRHLRTLVGAVGLSLADAERCLAFDGRGHHHTEQLTAAAQRALSTHRSIVLTASDLPCDRVDCVVRGAVVAPLPGPDGAASAALVAVADDQPAPGLVQAALEAARWAGSQLALAELDSSRERLARAEVRALRAQISPHFIYNALTAIASFVRTDPERARELILEFAEFTRYSFRAHGEFTTLAEELRSIDRYLTIERARFGDRLQVRLQIAPEVLPVGLPFLCLQPLVENAVRHGLSRKPGVGMVSIEARDAGAECHITVEDDGVGMDPSVFALESADGDDGQHVGLVNVDERLRSVFGDHHGLIVETAPGAGTKVSMRVPKFHPQVRA; via the coding sequence GTGGCTGGGCAGATCGGAAGTGTGCTGGCGGTCGTCGCCGTGCTGGCGGCGCTGGCCGCCGCGGTGGTGGCCGTCCTACGGCTGCGTGCCCGGCGCGGGATCGCCACGACCATGCAGCGCGCGACCTATGAGGTGCTGCATACCGCGTCCCTGGCCGCCGAGCCGTTGCGTGCCGGGCTGACCCAGGCCACCGCCGCCAAGGCCGTTCGTCACCTGCGCACCCTGGTCGGCGCGGTCGGGCTCAGCCTGGCCGACGCCGAGCGCTGCCTGGCCTTCGACGGCCGCGGCCACCACCACACCGAGCAGCTCACCGCTGCCGCGCAGCGGGCCCTGAGCACCCACCGGTCGATCGTGCTGACCGCCTCCGACCTGCCCTGCGACCGGGTTGACTGCGTGGTGCGCGGCGCCGTGGTGGCCCCGCTGCCCGGCCCGGACGGCGCCGCCTCGGCCGCCCTGGTCGCGGTCGCCGACGATCAGCCGGCTCCGGGTCTGGTGCAGGCCGCGCTGGAGGCCGCCCGCTGGGCCGGTTCGCAGCTGGCGCTGGCCGAGCTGGACTCGTCCCGGGAGCGGCTGGCCCGGGCCGAGGTGCGGGCGCTGCGCGCGCAGATCAGCCCGCACTTCATCTACAACGCGCTGACCGCGATCGCCTCGTTCGTCCGTACCGACCCGGAGCGGGCGCGGGAGCTGATCCTGGAGTTCGCCGAGTTCACGCGGTACTCGTTCCGGGCGCACGGCGAGTTCACCACGCTGGCCGAGGAGCTGCGCTCGATCGACCGCTATCTGACCATCGAGCGGGCCCGGTTCGGCGACCGGCTGCAGGTCCGGTTGCAGATCGCGCCCGAGGTGCTGCCGGTCGGCCTGCCGTTCCTGTGCCTGCAGCCCCTGGTGGAGAACGCGGTCCGCCACGGCCTCTCCCGCAAACCCGGCGTCGGTATGGTGAGCATCGAAGCCCGTGACGCCGGCGCCGAGTGTCACATCACAGTAGAAGACGACGGGGTCGGCATGGATCCGTCGGTGTTCGCCCTGGAGAGCGCGGACGGCGACGACGGCCAGCACGTCGGTCTGGTCAATGTGGACGAGCGCCTGCGGTCGGTGTTCGGCGATCATCACGGCCTGATCGTCGAGACCGCCCCCGGCGCGGGGACGAAGGTGAGCATGCGAGTGCCGAAATTCCATCCGCAGGTGCGCGCATGA
- a CDS encoding LytR/AlgR family response regulator transcription factor: MSLVVLAVDDEPPALDELAYLLNADGRVAHVHRAGDATEALRVLRDTEVDAVFLDIRMPGLDGMELARILRRFAHPPAIVFVTAYDDGAVDAFDLGVTDYVRKPVRAERLGESLRRVAGSRTAPAPAVVPDEQAIPVELAGTTRMLPRSSVRWVEAQGDYARLHTADASHLVRVSLATLAERWANAGFVRIHRSYLVQLRLVTELRLTGSGYVVAVDGVELPVSRRHTRELKDRLIRSAKHDWTR, encoded by the coding sequence ATGAGCCTGGTGGTCCTGGCGGTGGACGACGAGCCACCGGCGCTCGACGAGCTGGCCTATCTGCTGAACGCGGACGGGCGGGTGGCCCACGTGCACCGGGCCGGGGACGCGACCGAGGCGCTGCGGGTGCTGCGGGACACCGAGGTGGACGCGGTCTTCCTGGACATCCGGATGCCCGGTCTGGACGGCATGGAGCTGGCCCGGATCCTGCGCCGGTTCGCGCATCCGCCGGCGATCGTCTTCGTCACCGCCTACGACGACGGCGCGGTCGACGCGTTCGACCTGGGGGTGACCGACTACGTGCGGAAACCGGTGCGGGCCGAGCGGCTCGGCGAGTCGCTGCGCAGAGTCGCCGGGTCGCGGACCGCGCCGGCGCCGGCGGTCGTTCCGGACGAGCAGGCCATCCCGGTCGAGCTGGCCGGCACCACCCGGATGCTGCCGCGCTCCTCGGTCCGCTGGGTGGAGGCGCAGGGCGACTATGCCCGGTTGCACACCGCGGACGCCTCGCACCTGGTCCGGGTCTCGCTCGCCACGCTGGCCGAGCGCTGGGCGAACGCCGGTTTCGTCCGCATCCACCGCTCCTACCTGGTCCAGCTGCGCCTGGTCACCGAGCTGCGGCTGACCGGCTCGGGCTACGTGGTCGCGGTCGACGGAGTGGAACTGCCGGTCAGCCGCCGCCACACCCGAGAGCTGAAAGATCGTCTGATCCGCTCAGCCAAGCACGACTGGACCCGCTAA
- a CDS encoding response regulator transcription factor codes for METTERRILVVEDDRAIADAVAARLRAEGFLVQIVGDGPGAVEAARRTPPDVIVLDVMLPGFDGLEVCRRIQAERPTPVLMLTARGEETDLLVGLAVGADDYMAKPFSMRELAARVHALLRRVHKVAPAPKPAGPPTLRFGDLEINQAERRVLRAGAERHLTPTEFDLLVHLARAPRTVLPRERLLAEVWGWADASGTRTVDSHIKGLRRKLGADLIRTVHGVGYALEVDR; via the coding sequence GTGGAGACGACCGAGCGGCGGATTCTAGTCGTCGAGGACGATCGGGCTATCGCGGACGCGGTGGCGGCCCGGCTGCGCGCCGAAGGGTTTCTGGTGCAGATCGTCGGGGACGGGCCGGGCGCGGTCGAGGCGGCCCGGCGCACCCCGCCGGACGTGATCGTGCTGGACGTCATGCTGCCCGGCTTCGACGGCCTCGAGGTCTGCCGCCGGATCCAGGCCGAACGCCCGACCCCGGTGCTGATGCTCACCGCCCGCGGCGAGGAGACCGACCTGCTGGTCGGCCTGGCGGTGGGCGCCGACGACTACATGGCCAAGCCGTTCTCGATGCGCGAGCTGGCCGCTCGGGTGCACGCCCTGCTGCGCCGGGTCCACAAGGTCGCTCCGGCGCCGAAGCCGGCCGGCCCGCCGACGCTCCGGTTCGGCGACCTGGAGATCAACCAGGCGGAGCGCCGGGTGCTCCGGGCCGGCGCCGAGCGGCACCTCACCCCGACCGAGTTCGACCTGCTGGTGCATCTGGCCCGGGCGCCGCGCACGGTACTGCCCCGGGAACGGCTGCTGGCCGAGGTGTGGGGCTGGGCGGACGCCTCCGGCACCCGGACCGTGGACAGCCACATCAAGGGGCTGCGACGCAAGCTCGGGGCGGACCTCATCCGTACCGTGCACGGGGTTGGTTATGCCTTGGAAGTCGATCGATGA
- a CDS encoding HAMP domain-containing sensor histidine kinase: protein MRARLMQLIHDVAARLFRWLPRPLDPVRSIKAKLSLALGFAGGIGLLVFLWSIDFYRVDVLWVGIAAALGLVTLQVMAHGATVPLREMTVAARAMARGDYTRRIRTRSQDEVGELAEAFNQMAADLAAADQQRRELIANVSHELRTPITALRGLLENIVDGVADTDPETMRTALTQTERLSRLVTDLLDLSRLDAGVVPMHRELIDVPEFLDEVAREAKVNAGGTGQDVRFEVAAPALVLPGDRQRLHQVFANLLDNAARHSPSGGLVTLRAERRDEQVLFVVTDQGDGIPVADRERVFERFTRGERPTGGGTGLGLAIARWVVQLHNGTIAVAEPAGRRGCHIHVRLPL from the coding sequence ATGAGAGCCCGGCTGATGCAGCTGATCCACGACGTGGCGGCCCGGCTGTTCCGCTGGCTGCCACGCCCGCTGGACCCGGTGCGCTCGATCAAGGCGAAGCTGTCGCTGGCGCTGGGCTTCGCCGGCGGCATCGGCCTGCTGGTCTTCCTGTGGAGCATCGACTTCTACCGGGTCGACGTGCTGTGGGTCGGCATCGCGGCCGCGCTGGGCCTGGTCACCCTGCAGGTGATGGCGCACGGCGCGACCGTTCCGCTGCGCGAGATGACGGTCGCGGCCCGGGCGATGGCCCGCGGCGACTACACCCGCCGGATCCGCACCCGGTCACAGGACGAGGTGGGCGAGCTGGCCGAGGCGTTCAACCAGATGGCCGCCGATCTGGCGGCCGCCGACCAGCAGCGCCGTGAGCTGATCGCGAACGTCTCGCACGAGCTGCGGACGCCGATCACCGCGCTGCGCGGCCTGCTGGAGAACATCGTCGACGGGGTGGCCGACACCGACCCGGAGACGATGCGCACCGCTCTGACCCAGACCGAACGGCTCAGCCGCCTGGTCACCGACCTGCTGGACCTGTCCCGGCTGGACGCCGGCGTGGTGCCGATGCACCGGGAGCTGATCGACGTGCCGGAGTTCCTGGACGAGGTGGCCCGGGAGGCGAAGGTGAACGCCGGCGGCACCGGCCAGGACGTCCGGTTCGAGGTGGCCGCCCCGGCCCTGGTGCTGCCCGGCGACCGGCAGCGGCTGCACCAGGTCTTCGCGAACCTGCTGGACAACGCGGCCCGGCACAGCCCGTCCGGCGGCCTGGTCACGCTGCGCGCCGAGCGCCGTGACGAGCAGGTGCTGTTCGTCGTCACCGACCAGGGCGACGGCATCCCGGTGGCGGACCGGGAGCGGGTCTTCGAACGCTTCACCCGGGGTGAGCGCCCGACCGGGGGCGGCACCGGCCTGGGTCTGGCGATCGCCCGCTGGGTGGTCCAGCTCCACAACGGAACGATCGCGGTGGCCGAGCCGGCCGGGCGCCGCGGCTGCCACATCCACGTGCGCCTGCCCCTGTAG